Proteins encoded together in one Amblyomma americanum isolate KBUSLIRL-KWMA chromosome 1, ASM5285725v1, whole genome shotgun sequence window:
- the LOC144115832 gene encoding ixochymostatin-like, translated as MAGPKAGLSLEHNIMRLHILALFVAVLALAFAANAQGPGDCGPNETWKECVSSSCAEKTCTRRFIPDFCTADCSFGCYCGDNYYRNSERHCVPVEECPTE; from the exons ATGGCCGGCCCTAAGGCAGGGCTCTCACTCGAGCACAACATCATGAGGCTGCACATCCTGGCACTGTTTGTAGCTGTCCTGGCACTAGCCTTCGCAGCCAATG CGCAAGGCCCGGGGGACTGCGGCCCGAACGAGACGTGGAAGGAGTGCGTCTCGTCCTCCTGCGCCGAGAAGACATGCACAAGGCGCTTCATCCCAGACTTCTGCACTGCTGACTGCAGCTTCGGTTGCTACTGCGGGGACAACTACTACCGCAACTCGGAGAGGCACTGCGTCCCCGTGGAGGAGTGTCCCACCGAATAG